A genome region from Hippopotamus amphibius kiboko isolate mHipAmp2 chromosome 1, mHipAmp2.hap2, whole genome shotgun sequence includes the following:
- the LOC130858974 gene encoding cytochrome c oxidase assembly factor 8-like, with translation MERRAGRALPPLCRAFSGGGRQLVPERGAQRREAAPSQVSGFCPPRKSCHDWIEPPDKYSNLRPVHFYIPENESPLEQKLRELRQETQKWNQQFWANQNLTFHKEKEEFIHSTLKAKGLGLRAESGQKATLNAEEMADFYKEFFSKNFQKHMYYNRDWYKCNFAITFFMGKVALERIWNKLRLKHKKTRN, from the exons ATGGAA CGACGCGCGGGGAgggccctgcctcctctctgccGCGCCTTCTCGGGCGGCGGCCGTCAGCTCGTCCCCGAGCGCGGCGCCCAGCGCAGGGAAGCGGCGCCGAGCCAGGTCTCAGGATTCTGCCCTCCAAGAAAATCTTGCCATGATTGGATAGAACCCCCAGATAAATATTCAAACCTTCGACCTGTTCACTTTTACATCCCTGAAAATGAATCACCTTTggaacaaaagttaagagaattaagacaagaaacacaGAAATGGAACCAGCAGTTCTGGGCAAACCAGAATTTGACTTTTCATAAG GAAAAAGAAgagttcattcactcaacacTAAAAGCCAAAGGCCTGGGACTGAGAGCTGAATCAGGTCAAAAAGCAACATTGAATGCAGAAGAAATGGCTGACTTTTACAAGGaatttttcagtaaaaattttCAGAAGCACATGTATTATAACAGGGACTGGTACAAGTGTAATTTTGCCATCACTTTCTTCATGGGAAAAGTGGCCCTGGAGAGGATTTGGAACAAGCTTAGACTGAAACACAAGAAGACCAGAAATTAG